A region of Tachyglossus aculeatus isolate mTacAcu1 unplaced genomic scaffold, mTacAcu1.pri SUPER_32, whole genome shotgun sequence DNA encodes the following proteins:
- the LOC119921902 gene encoding putative olfactory receptor 14L1 yields MGANEFNKETVTNKNFIYFKGCILQVFFFVSDVVSEVYLLTVMSNDCYAAMCHPLHYEVFMNRGTCEKMAATSWLSDGLFGLMDTTATFSEPFTGPQIIQQFFSDVPQLLKLCSPPGNTREYSLIVLSGSSFTVCFVYITASYVRLFSAVLRMPSAEGRSKTFSTSLPHLIVVIFFVSTGVSEYLMPSSNCPPGLNLLLFIFYSIVLPGLNPDIYSLRKQAMEAALEWMLCPE; encoded by the exons atgggagcaaatgagttcaacaAGGAAACAG TGACAAACAAGAACTTCATTTATTTCAAGGGCTGCATTCTGcaagtgtttttctttgtttCGGATGTTGTCTCTGAGGTGtacctgctcacagtgatgtccaACGACTGCTACGCTGCCATGTGCCACCCCTTGCACTATGAGGTTTTCATGAACAGAGGGACTTGTGAGAAGATGgcagccacctcctggctcagtgatGGCCTCTTCGGTCTCATGGACACAACTGCCACCTTCTCTGAacctttcactgggcctcaaatAATCCAGCAGTTCTTCAGTGATGTCCCCCAGCTTCTGAAGCTCTGTAGTCCACCAGGAAACACACGTGAATATTCACTCATTGTCCTGTCTGGCAGTTCCTTCACCGTCTGTTTCGTGTACATAACCGCCTCGTATGTCCGcctcttctcagccgtgctgaggatgccatcagCAGAGGGCCGGTCCAAAACCTTCTCAACCAGCCTTCCCCATCTCATCGTTGTGATTTTCTTCGTATCCACGGGTGTTTCTGAATATCTAATGCCATCCTCAAATTGTCCACCGGGACTAAACTTGCTTCTGTTCATTTTCTATTCCATAGTGCTCCCGGGTCTGAACCCTgacatctacagcttgaggaaacaGGCTATGGAAGCTGCTCTAGAGTGGATGTTATgcccggaataa